A portion of the Adhaeribacter radiodurans genome contains these proteins:
- a CDS encoding M16 family metallopeptidase: MKKIFYPWLLVAVLLLPQCKTTSRQTSTPPTATTDPTAQPKEKTYTYTTAPGDSLKARIYKLDNGLTVYLTDYKDAPRIQTYIAVRAGSKNDPATATGLAHYLEHMVFKGTSRLGSLDYAKEKPELDKIEQLYELYRSKKDAVERKKIYHQIDSVSGVAAKYAIANEYDKILASIGGSGSNAYTSVEQTVYTGDIPANQLEKWAMVEAERFGEMVPRLFHTELEAVYEEKNRTLDSDGRKVFTAMLEGLFPTHQYGTQTTIGTIEHLKNPSITEIKKYFDAYYVPNNMAIAMSGDLDPDQTIRIIDKYFGKLKSKPLPTYTSPAEAPIAKPVVKEVLGPNAESMMLGFRFPGVTTREALVLEMISQILANGQAGLIDLNLNQKQVVLEASSFDYTMNDYSANLLSGTPRQGQTLEQVKDLLLSQVNLVKQGKFEDWLIPAIINNNKMALMKSYESNEARADAFVSAFVARQDWKDYIQRDKDFAGITKQEVMQVANKFYGNNYVVVYKRIGKDPNMQKVEKPTITPVSVNRDAQSDFYKQVMAGKTTELQPVFVDYKKDISEVKLKQNIPLYYTRNKENGLFNLYYILETGTNNNLKLGLAVNYLKYLGNDKFSAEELQKEFYKLGCSFDVFTSQEQVYVSLSGLDANFEKGLTLFESVLQNPKSDQQALTDLIAGILKERADAKRNKSTIHSVAMVNYAKYGPKNPFTNIIPENQLKKVKPQELVDLIKTIPTYEHHVLYYGPRLAENLTTILNTNHIVPATLKPVPPLKVFQERDIAERQVYWTDYNMVQAELIFLTKSFNFDAKQVPTITLYNEYFGGNMGSIVFQELRESKALAYSASSRYANASRKDRANYILSYIGTQSDKLPEAMEGMQTLLNDMPQAEANFANAKESIRNSIATERITKSSILFDYERAKRLGIDYDIRQDVYQNINAMTFDDMKKFQQQFIKGQNQMILVIGSKDRLNFKELSKYGKVKQLSLKELFGY; this comes from the coding sequence ATGAAGAAAATATTTTATCCCTGGCTTTTAGTCGCCGTGTTGTTGCTGCCCCAGTGTAAAACTACTAGCCGGCAAACAAGTACTCCTCCAACTGCCACTACTGACCCGACTGCCCAACCAAAAGAAAAAACTTATACCTATACCACTGCCCCCGGCGATTCTTTAAAAGCAAGAATTTATAAGCTGGATAATGGGTTAACGGTGTATTTAACCGACTACAAAGATGCCCCACGTATTCAAACGTACATTGCCGTGCGGGCCGGTAGTAAAAACGATCCGGCTACGGCTACGGGTTTAGCTCACTATTTAGAACACATGGTGTTTAAGGGAACCTCTAGATTAGGTTCTTTAGATTATGCCAAAGAAAAACCAGAACTCGATAAAATTGAACAGCTCTACGAATTGTATCGCAGTAAAAAAGATGCCGTTGAGCGGAAGAAAATTTACCATCAGATTGATAGTGTTTCTGGAGTGGCCGCTAAGTACGCTATTGCCAACGAATACGATAAAATTCTAGCTTCAATTGGCGGTAGCGGCTCTAATGCTTACACCTCGGTAGAGCAAACAGTTTATACCGGAGATATTCCAGCAAACCAACTGGAAAAATGGGCGATGGTAGAAGCCGAACGTTTCGGGGAAATGGTGCCGCGCTTGTTTCATACCGAACTGGAAGCGGTTTACGAAGAAAAAAACCGTACGCTGGATAGCGATGGCCGCAAGGTATTTACTGCTATGCTCGAAGGATTATTCCCGACGCACCAATATGGCACGCAAACTACTATTGGCACCATCGAACACCTGAAAAATCCTTCTATTACCGAGATAAAAAAGTATTTTGATGCGTATTATGTGCCCAATAATATGGCCATTGCCATGAGCGGCGACTTAGATCCCGATCAAACTATCCGGATTATTGATAAATACTTTGGTAAACTAAAATCAAAGCCACTGCCCACCTACACGTCACCCGCTGAAGCTCCCATTGCCAAACCAGTAGTAAAAGAGGTGTTAGGGCCCAATGCCGAAAGTATGATGCTGGGTTTTCGTTTTCCGGGTGTTACTACCCGCGAAGCTTTGGTGCTGGAAATGATTAGCCAGATACTCGCTAATGGCCAAGCCGGACTTATCGATTTAAATTTAAATCAAAAACAAGTTGTATTAGAAGCCTCTTCGTTCGATTATACCATGAACGATTATTCGGCGAATTTGCTGTCGGGTACTCCGCGTCAAGGGCAGACTTTAGAGCAGGTAAAAGATTTGCTTTTAAGTCAGGTTAATTTGGTAAAGCAAGGTAAGTTCGAAGATTGGTTAATTCCGGCTATTATAAATAATAATAAAATGGCCTTAATGAAATCATACGAAAGTAATGAGGCTCGGGCGGATGCTTTTGTGAGCGCCTTTGTGGCACGCCAGGATTGGAAAGATTACATCCAGCGCGATAAAGATTTTGCCGGAATTACTAAGCAGGAAGTAATGCAGGTGGCTAATAAATTCTACGGTAATAATTACGTGGTGGTTTATAAACGTATCGGCAAAGATCCAAACATGCAGAAAGTAGAAAAACCTACTATTACTCCCGTTTCCGTAAACCGCGATGCTCAATCTGACTTTTATAAACAGGTAATGGCCGGCAAAACAACGGAACTGCAACCCGTTTTTGTAGATTATAAAAAGGACATTAGCGAGGTAAAATTAAAGCAGAATATACCTCTTTATTACACCCGAAATAAGGAGAATGGCTTGTTTAACCTGTATTATATTCTGGAAACCGGCACTAATAATAATTTAAAGTTAGGATTAGCAGTTAATTACCTTAAATATTTAGGGAATGATAAATTTAGTGCGGAGGAATTACAAAAAGAATTTTACAAGTTAGGCTGCTCTTTTGATGTGTTTACTTCACAAGAACAAGTGTACGTGAGTTTATCGGGGCTAGACGCAAATTTTGAAAAAGGATTAACCTTGTTCGAAAGTGTATTACAAAATCCGAAATCCGACCAACAAGCTTTAACCGATTTAATTGCCGGAATTTTAAAAGAACGGGCTGATGCGAAGCGGAATAAAAGTACTATTCACAGTGTAGCTATGGTTAATTACGCGAAATATGGCCCTAAAAACCCGTTCACGAACATAATACCCGAAAATCAGCTCAAAAAAGTTAAGCCGCAGGAATTAGTTGATTTAATAAAAACTATACCTACTTACGAGCATCACGTGCTGTATTACGGTCCACGACTAGCCGAGAACTTAACTACAATCCTCAATACCAACCATATTGTTCCGGCAACCCTGAAGCCGGTGCCACCTTTAAAAGTATTTCAGGAGCGTGACATTGCAGAACGCCAGGTATATTGGACCGATTACAACATGGTGCAAGCCGAGTTAATTTTCCTGACCAAATCTTTTAACTTCGATGCGAAACAAGTGCCTACTATAACCTTATACAACGAGTATTTTGGTGGCAACATGGGTTCCATTGTATTTCAGGAATTACGAGAATCAAAAGCCTTGGCTTATTCAGCCAGTTCCAGGTATGCTAATGCCAGCCGAAAAGACCGCGCAAATTACATCTTGTCGTATATTGGAACCCAATCGGATAAGTTACCAGAGGCAATGGAAGGCATGCAAACTTTACTAAATGATATGCCGCAAGCAGAAGCTAATTTTGCTAATGCCAAAGAAAGTATCCGGAATAGCATTGCCACGGAGCGAATTACTAAATCCAGTATTTTATTTGATTATGAACGCGCGAAGCGCTTGGGTATTGACTACGACATCCGCCAGGATGTTTACCAAAATATAAACGCTATGACTTTTGATGATATGAAGAAATTTCAGCAGCAGTTTATTAAAGGTCAGAATCAAATGATTTTGGTTATAGGTTCTAAAGACCGGCTTAATTTTAAAGAATTAAGTAAATACGGGAAAGTAAAACAACTATCATTAAAAGAATTGTTCGGGTATTAA
- the rlmB gene encoding 23S rRNA (guanosine(2251)-2'-O)-methyltransferase RlmB, whose amino-acid sequence MEKRKYRDSDSRPRTFRKEKSEKIEMIFGLRPILEALNAGKDIERIYLQKGQRNSITTDITELAQQANVPVATVPIEKLDTLTRKNHQGAVAFLSAITYMPLDNIVAGIYERGKTPLLLILDRITDVRNFGSIARNAECMGVDAIIIPSRGAAQINGDALKTSAGALNIIPVCREFNLKDTLNYLQESGMQIVACTEKAEHSLTEKIDLTGPTAILMGSEEDGISPEYLKKADVRLKIPMAGQIGSLNVSVASGIVLFEVLRQRLAAKKS is encoded by the coding sequence ATGGAGAAAAGGAAATATCGGGATTCCGACTCCCGACCCCGGACTTTCCGGAAGGAGAAATCGGAGAAGATAGAAATGATTTTTGGCCTTCGGCCGATTCTGGAAGCATTAAACGCGGGTAAAGATATCGAACGTATTTACTTGCAAAAAGGCCAGCGCAATAGCATAACGACTGATATTACCGAATTGGCGCAGCAAGCTAATGTACCGGTGGCTACTGTGCCAATAGAAAAACTAGATACGTTAACCCGCAAGAATCATCAGGGAGCCGTGGCTTTTTTGTCGGCAATTACTTACATGCCGCTCGACAATATTGTAGCGGGTATCTACGAACGAGGGAAAACGCCCTTGCTTTTGATTTTAGATCGAATAACTGATGTGCGCAATTTTGGTTCTATTGCCCGAAATGCCGAGTGTATGGGTGTGGACGCTATTATTATTCCAAGTCGGGGGGCAGCCCAAATCAATGGCGATGCTTTAAAAACCTCGGCGGGCGCCTTAAATATAATTCCGGTTTGTCGGGAGTTTAATCTAAAAGACACTTTAAATTATTTGCAGGAATCTGGTATGCAAATAGTAGCATGCACCGAAAAAGCTGAACATAGCCTCACAGAAAAAATTGATTTAACCGGACCAACCGCTATTTTAATGGGCAGCGAAGAAGATGGTATTTCACCGGAATATCTGAAAAAAGCCGATGTACGTTTAAAAATTCCAATGGCCGGTCAGATTGGTTCTTTAAATGTTTCGGTTGCAAGTGGGATAGTTTTATTCGAAGTTTTGCGGCAAAGATTAGCAGCGAAGAAATCTTAA
- a CDS encoding DNA polymerase III subunit gamma/tau — translation MENFVVSARKYRPATFDSVVGQHHITTTLKNAINSNHLAQAFLFCGPRGVGKTTCARILAKTINCQNITPTTEACNVCESCRSFNNNASFNVHELDAASNNSVEDIRNLVEQVRYAPQTGKYKIYIIDEVHMLSNSAFNAFLKTLEEPPSYAIFILATTERHKIIPTILSRCQIFDFNRIRIEDMVKHLNNIAAKEEITAEDDALHLIAQKADGALRDALSIFDQMVTFSGNKITYKATVDNLHILDYDYYFKLTDYFLANNLSGTLLLFDEILKNGFDAHNFVLGIGEHFRSLLVCRDPVTVQLLEVSDNIKTKYAQQAQKASLSLLLSGLNIVAACDQNFKNSKNQRLHVELCLMKLVHLPSAVTFAKDFSSNGDVKKKTSLESDVKVNTLSEAPGVTSMPDTNGQKASTTSITSTANGASVVPVAMPINDSNGSVVAEPMSVTSPTAINKLPPVPTVPLPAPNVPEDQYTEQQFIRPAAPLPPAKKIVKLPSLKDIKAQVQSPVVNQEAAVLEAEPESLNQGSIQPVNQFEFEMVWKQLTEQKKAEGKMAEYMILNRPVQLTSTNEIRLEVENHVQIEQFNSIRAEFLAALRNRLRNNRLNVKIEVKTQVEGVKLYTSIDKYNYLAERYPILPEIKKRLGLDTSF, via the coding sequence ATGGAAAACTTTGTTGTATCGGCACGTAAATACCGGCCAGCTACTTTCGATAGCGTGGTGGGGCAGCACCACATTACCACTACGCTTAAAAATGCGATTAATAGTAATCACCTGGCCCAGGCATTTTTATTTTGTGGCCCCAGGGGAGTGGGTAAAACTACTTGCGCGCGTATTTTAGCGAAAACCATCAATTGCCAGAATATTACACCTACTACCGAGGCTTGTAATGTATGTGAGTCGTGCCGGAGTTTTAATAACAACGCTTCGTTTAACGTTCACGAACTCGATGCTGCTTCTAACAACTCCGTAGAAGATATCCGGAATTTAGTAGAACAAGTTCGTTATGCCCCGCAAACTGGTAAATACAAAATATATATCATCGATGAGGTGCATATGCTCTCGAACTCGGCTTTTAACGCGTTCCTGAAAACCCTGGAAGAGCCGCCTTCTTACGCTATTTTTATTTTAGCTACCACCGAACGGCACAAAATTATTCCAACTATCTTGTCGCGTTGCCAGATTTTCGATTTTAACCGAATCCGGATTGAGGATATGGTTAAGCACTTAAACAATATTGCGGCGAAAGAAGAAATTACCGCGGAAGACGATGCTTTACATTTAATTGCTCAGAAAGCAGATGGAGCCTTGCGCGACGCTCTTTCCATTTTTGACCAGATGGTGACGTTTTCCGGAAACAAGATTACCTACAAAGCAACCGTAGATAACTTGCACATTCTGGATTATGATTATTATTTTAAGTTAACGGATTATTTTCTGGCCAATAATTTATCGGGTACTTTACTTTTATTCGATGAGATTTTAAAAAACGGGTTCGATGCCCATAATTTCGTTTTAGGGATTGGGGAACACTTCCGGAGTTTACTCGTGTGTAGAGATCCGGTAACGGTGCAATTGCTGGAAGTATCGGATAATATTAAAACCAAATATGCGCAACAAGCGCAGAAAGCTTCGTTGTCGTTGTTATTGTCCGGGTTAAATATTGTGGCGGCTTGCGACCAGAACTTTAAAAATAGTAAAAATCAGCGCTTGCACGTCGAGCTTTGCCTCATGAAACTGGTACACTTGCCCTCGGCAGTTACCTTTGCGAAAGACTTCTCCTCCAACGGCGACGTCAAAAAAAAAACTAGCTTAGAATCGGATGTTAAAGTAAATACGCTTTCTGAAGCACCGGGTGTAACTTCTATGCCAGATACAAACGGTCAGAAAGCATCGACTACCTCAATTACCTCAACTGCTAATGGGGCAAGTGTTGTTCCAGTGGCTATGCCAATTAATGATAGTAATGGAAGCGTTGTGGCAGAACCAATGTCGGTTACTTCACCCACGGCAATAAATAAATTACCTCCGGTGCCAACTGTGCCGCTGCCCGCGCCTAATGTACCCGAAGATCAATACACCGAACAACAATTTATCCGGCCGGCTGCTCCCTTGCCACCTGCCAAAAAAATAGTAAAGTTACCTAGTTTAAAAGACATTAAGGCCCAGGTACAAAGTCCAGTTGTTAACCAAGAGGCGGCAGTTTTAGAAGCAGAACCAGAAAGTCTTAACCAAGGCTCTATTCAGCCAGTTAATCAATTTGAGTTTGAAATGGTATGGAAACAGCTCACCGAACAGAAAAAAGCCGAAGGGAAAATGGCGGAATACATGATTCTGAATCGGCCGGTGCAACTAACCTCTACTAATGAAATAAGGTTAGAGGTAGAAAACCACGTGCAAATTGAACAATTTAATTCTATCCGCGCCGAATTTTTAGCAGCATTGCGAAACCGGTTGCGCAATAATCGCCTTAATGTAAAAATCGAAGTAAAAACGCAGGTAGAAGGAGTAAAGCTGTATACCTCCATAGATAAATACAACTACCTCGCTGAACGGTATCCCATCTTACCTGAGATAAAAAAACGATTGGGCTTAGATACTTCTTTTTAA
- a CDS encoding S41 family peptidase, with the protein MPASIMESCLHQKSLMNMSEKFKNSTFQVRLPLFLGLALATGILIGANGFQPSGNNPQGTAKSYLKFRDILSYIDRDYVDTVNVEELSDFAINQMLEKLDPHTAYIPASEMDVARSYLEGDFDGIGVEFNIFKDTVQIVAPLSGGPSEAVGLQAGDKIIKVDGKNIAGAGITTQGVFEKLRGSKGTKVNLTILRRNEKKPMDFTVTRNKIPTVSVETGYMVDNHTGYIKVTRFSANTYDEFKSTLVKLKKKGMDRLILDLRGNPGGYMDRATRMADEFISGNKKIVYTDGKGTKYDNETFAHVRGEFEDGPVIVLIDEGSASASEIVSGALQDNDRALIVGRRSFGKGLVQMPIPLNDGSELRLTISRYYTPSGRSIQKPYTEGMEDYEMDILNRFQHGEFFHPDSIKFNDSLKYKTLHGRVVYGGGGIMPDVFVARDTLEVTNYLNELYSKNLVREFALTYYQDHKADLQKMPFDKFKSTFEVSDKMLDNINKEAKDLKIKYNDQEFKRSKNLLKNNIKAYIARSVYGPEGLYPIFHETDPDFQQALKLFDQANKLNKGYVQLGINKFRVEN; encoded by the coding sequence ATGCCCGCAAGCATTATGGAAAGCTGCTTGCACCAAAAAAGTTTAATGAACATGAGCGAAAAATTTAAAAATTCTACTTTCCAGGTAAGGTTACCTTTGTTTTTAGGTTTGGCACTGGCAACCGGTATATTAATTGGAGCAAATGGTTTCCAGCCTTCTGGTAATAACCCGCAGGGTACGGCTAAAAGTTATTTAAAATTCCGGGACATTCTTTCTTATATCGATCGGGATTACGTGGATACGGTTAACGTAGAAGAGCTTTCTGATTTTGCCATTAATCAGATGCTCGAAAAATTAGACCCGCACACCGCTTACATTCCGGCCAGTGAAATGGATGTTGCCCGCTCTTATTTAGAAGGCGACTTCGACGGTATTGGGGTAGAATTTAATATTTTTAAAGATACTGTTCAAATTGTGGCTCCGCTTAGTGGGGGCCCATCCGAAGCAGTAGGTTTGCAAGCCGGTGATAAAATTATTAAGGTAGATGGCAAAAATATTGCCGGTGCCGGTATTACCACGCAAGGAGTTTTTGAAAAATTACGTGGCAGCAAAGGCACTAAAGTAAACCTTACCATTTTACGACGGAACGAGAAAAAACCAATGGATTTTACCGTAACCCGGAATAAAATACCAACTGTTTCGGTAGAAACTGGCTACATGGTTGACAATCACACGGGTTATATAAAAGTTACCCGCTTTTCGGCTAATACTTACGACGAGTTTAAATCGACTCTTGTTAAGTTAAAAAAGAAAGGTATGGACCGGCTCATTCTGGATTTGCGGGGCAATCCGGGTGGTTACATGGATCGGGCTACTCGTATGGCCGACGAATTTATCTCAGGAAATAAAAAAATTGTATATACCGATGGTAAAGGTACCAAATACGACAATGAAACATTTGCCCACGTACGCGGTGAGTTTGAAGACGGCCCTGTAATTGTGCTGATAGATGAAGGCAGCGCCTCGGCCTCTGAAATTGTTTCGGGAGCTTTACAGGATAATGACCGGGCTTTAATTGTGGGTCGGCGCTCGTTCGGGAAAGGTTTGGTTCAAATGCCTATTCCTTTAAACGACGGCTCTGAATTGCGGTTAACCATTTCCCGTTATTATACTCCTAGTGGTCGTTCTATTCAAAAACCTTATACCGAAGGGATGGAAGATTACGAAATGGATATTTTGAATCGTTTTCAGCATGGCGAGTTTTTTCACCCGGATAGCATTAAGTTTAATGATTCCTTAAAATACAAAACCCTTCATGGTCGGGTGGTTTACGGCGGCGGTGGTATTATGCCAGATGTATTTGTAGCCCGCGATACCTTGGAAGTTACTAATTATTTAAACGAGCTTTACAGTAAAAACTTAGTGCGTGAGTTTGCCCTTACGTATTATCAGGATCACAAAGCAGATCTGCAAAAAATGCCTTTCGATAAATTTAAATCTACTTTTGAGGTAAGTGATAAGATGCTCGATAATATTAACAAAGAAGCAAAAGATTTAAAAATTAAGTACAACGATCAGGAATTTAAGCGATCCAAAAACCTACTTAAAAACAATATAAAAGCTTATATTGCCCGTAGTGTTTATGGCCCGGAAGGTTTGTATCCTATCTTCCACGAAACTGATCCTGATTTTCAGCAGGCACTTAAATTGTTCGATCAAGCCAATAAGTTAAATAAAGGCTATGTACAATTAGGAATTAATAAATTTAGAGTGGAGAACTAG
- the ruvX gene encoding Holliday junction resolvase RuvX, protein MARIVAIDYGNKRVGLAVTDPLKLIATPLETVHAKDIYDFLKKYTQEQEVEAFVVGMPKKLDNTPTDVTSAVIGFVRKLQKEIPAIPVHTLDERFTSRMAFQAMIAGGLKKKDRQNKATIDKVSAAIILQSYLEANP, encoded by the coding sequence GTGGCCAGAATTGTAGCTATTGATTACGGAAACAAACGGGTTGGATTGGCTGTAACCGATCCCTTAAAATTAATTGCAACACCTCTCGAAACGGTTCATGCAAAAGATATTTACGATTTTTTGAAAAAATACACGCAAGAGCAAGAGGTAGAAGCCTTTGTAGTAGGTATGCCCAAAAAACTAGATAATACCCCTACCGATGTAACCAGCGCCGTAATTGGTTTTGTGCGTAAACTGCAAAAAGAAATACCTGCTATTCCGGTACATACCTTAGACGAGCGCTTTACCTCCCGAATGGCATTTCAGGCTATGATTGCGGGTGGACTGAAGAAAAAAGACCGCCAAAACAAAGCTACCATAGATAAAGTAAGCGCAGCCATAATCTTGCAGTCGTACCTAGAGGCAAATCCATAA
- a CDS encoding phosphatidate cytidylyltransferase — MKMPADPTDKKKLNNFQQRVLVGLGGGALFIGAIYFGQWTFAALFLALTMLGIREFYQLLTLRGFAPNYNAGIILGSALFVLTFLLQLKAVQLTVLYALPPILFFVFIAELFRKKEQPFVNIALTLVGMLYVGGSFSMLPILGFLKGYYSWQVIMGTMLLLWASDSGAYFAGKTFGKHKLFPRISPGKTWEGWFGGTVTAVLVGYLISFYFQDLILPQWIGIALIVSVFGVLGDLIESLLKRSLQVKDSGTLIPGHGGILDRFDSLVLVVPFIVAFLKLF; from the coding sequence ATGAAAATGCCCGCTGACCCGACCGATAAAAAGAAATTAAATAATTTTCAGCAACGAGTGTTGGTAGGTTTGGGCGGTGGAGCCCTGTTTATCGGCGCTATTTACTTTGGGCAGTGGACTTTTGCGGCATTGTTTCTGGCCTTAACTATGTTAGGTATTCGGGAGTTTTACCAATTACTTACTTTAAGGGGCTTTGCGCCTAATTACAATGCCGGTATTATATTAGGTAGCGCTTTATTTGTCTTAACTTTTTTATTGCAACTAAAAGCAGTACAATTAACCGTATTGTACGCACTACCACCCATTTTATTTTTCGTTTTTATCGCCGAACTCTTTCGCAAAAAAGAACAACCCTTTGTAAACATTGCGCTTACCTTAGTTGGTATGCTGTACGTAGGCGGCTCGTTTAGTATGCTGCCAATATTAGGTTTTTTAAAGGGCTACTACAGTTGGCAGGTAATTATGGGTACTATGTTGTTGCTCTGGGCTTCTGATTCAGGCGCCTATTTTGCCGGTAAAACGTTTGGAAAGCATAAATTATTTCCGCGTATTTCGCCGGGTAAAACCTGGGAGGGGTGGTTCGGTGGCACTGTAACTGCCGTACTGGTAGGCTATTTAATTTCCTTTTACTTCCAGGATTTAATTTTACCGCAATGGATAGGTATTGCTTTAATTGTTTCTGTTTTTGGCGTACTCGGTGATTTAATCGAATCGCTTTTAAAGCGAAGCTTGCAGGTAAAAGACTCTGGCACCCTCATTCCTGGCCACGGGGGGATTCTCGACCGTTTTGATAGTTTGGTATTAGTAGTACCCTTTATTGTAGCATTCCTGAAGCTGTTTTAG
- a CDS encoding GWxTD domain-containing protein — protein MLCILSWFCLGISACSPELATRQSGLNYQFGPDTGLNYDLQTEGDSVHIFLKITDKVTIGNLQKPGRALPYFLSRDYSRTTIYLRDSVQAVNKKITELPDKSAIVTFAIPISKVNFPSVLIIRVPQLSAIQEEQFLDIPLTNAFVRKTFTLKDSTGQLPLFHPFVNNRHPFYIASTNPDTAVTVRQFPLSFTPAIPPMSRKMAAPSPTLKVQSKQTFTTNQPITLPESGIYLLENGGNQRSLLVEEGSFPALTSAAELIEPLIYLTSSVERKNLYDSDQPKLAVDAFWLSIARQDKNLGKSLIKEYYGRVEKANNYFSAHKAGWLTDRGMIYLVFGSPDFLTRTWDREEWIYQRNFGQSGEVKFIFIKKPNTFTQNYYELVRDAAYEFIWYNQVDQWRKGNIGIPTPDPGLSGRRNRRR, from the coding sequence ATGCTATGCATTTTAAGCTGGTTCTGTTTGGGAATTAGTGCCTGTTCGCCAGAGCTAGCAACGCGGCAATCTGGATTAAATTATCAGTTCGGACCTGATACTGGTTTAAACTATGATTTACAAACCGAAGGGGATAGCGTTCACATTTTCTTAAAAATAACCGATAAAGTTACTATTGGCAATTTACAAAAACCAGGTAGAGCACTTCCGTACTTCCTTAGCAGGGATTATAGCCGCACCACTATTTATTTGCGCGATTCAGTTCAAGCAGTTAACAAAAAAATAACGGAATTACCCGATAAATCAGCAATAGTAACTTTTGCTATACCAATTAGTAAAGTAAATTTTCCTTCAGTGCTTATTATACGTGTACCCCAATTATCAGCCATACAGGAAGAACAGTTTTTAGATATTCCCCTCACCAATGCCTTTGTAAGGAAAACTTTTACTCTTAAGGATTCTACGGGTCAGCTACCTTTGTTTCATCCGTTTGTTAACAATAGGCACCCTTTTTACATCGCATCTACTAATCCGGATACGGCAGTAACGGTTCGGCAATTTCCATTATCTTTTACGCCAGCCATTCCGCCTATGTCGCGCAAAATGGCGGCACCCTCCCCTACTCTTAAAGTACAAAGCAAACAAACTTTTACTACCAACCAACCCATTACACTCCCTGAATCTGGAATTTATTTACTAGAAAATGGGGGCAATCAACGGTCCTTATTGGTAGAAGAAGGGAGTTTTCCGGCTTTAACCTCCGCAGCAGAATTAATTGAACCTTTAATTTACCTAACCAGCTCCGTTGAACGTAAAAATTTATACGATTCGGACCAGCCGAAACTAGCAGTAGATGCTTTTTGGCTGAGTATTGCCCGGCAAGATAAAAATTTAGGCAAAAGTTTAATTAAGGAGTATTACGGGCGGGTAGAAAAAGCAAATAATTATTTTTCAGCGCATAAAGCCGGTTGGCTCACCGACCGGGGAATGATTTACCTGGTATTTGGTTCACCTGATTTTCTTACCCGTACCTGGGACCGGGAAGAATGGATTTATCAGCGTAATTTTGGTCAGAGTGGAGAAGTAAAATTTATTTTCATTAAAAAACCAAATACCTTTACTCAAAACTATTACGAACTGGTACGCGATGCGGCCTATGAATTTATCTGGTATAATCAAGTAGATCAATGGAGAAAAGGAAATATCGGGATTCCGACTCCCGACCCCGGACTTTCCGGAAGGAGAAATCGGAGAAGATAG
- a CDS encoding SDR family oxidoreductase, whose amino-acid sequence MHETILVTGATGTVGSEAIKALSTEDVKVRAGVHSIIKGDRLKVFPNVDLVEIDFSRSESLKVALTGVTRVFLITPLTHNQVEIAKNFIDEAKQVGVKQIVRLSAIGADAEPGIQLGRWHHEIEKHLENSGIPYVILRPTSFMQNFINYAGASILQENKIYQPLGEGKVSYIDAHNIAAVAKVVLTQNDFKNQVLELTGPEAISVQEVAAILSEVTGRTITYVDVPDQAARQAMSSMHAPDWMIDAMMELNNISKSGYAATVTDTVEKITGQRGRTFKEFAQENAHFFIPEHL is encoded by the coding sequence ATGCACGAAACTATTTTAGTTACCGGTGCTACCGGCACGGTGGGCAGCGAAGCCATTAAAGCTTTATCTACGGAAGATGTAAAAGTGCGAGCAGGTGTGCACTCCATTATAAAAGGCGACCGGTTGAAGGTATTCCCGAATGTAGACCTGGTAGAAATTGATTTTTCCCGTTCTGAATCTTTAAAAGTAGCTTTGACCGGTGTTACCCGCGTTTTCCTGATTACACCTTTAACGCATAATCAAGTAGAAATAGCCAAAAATTTTATTGATGAAGCAAAACAAGTAGGAGTAAAGCAAATAGTACGATTATCGGCTATTGGAGCGGACGCCGAACCAGGTATCCAGTTAGGCCGCTGGCACCACGAAATAGAAAAACATTTGGAAAACTCTGGTATCCCGTACGTAATCTTGCGGCCAACTTCGTTTATGCAAAACTTTATTAATTACGCAGGGGCTAGTATTTTACAAGAAAATAAAATTTATCAACCACTCGGGGAGGGCAAAGTGAGCTACATTGATGCCCATAATATTGCTGCAGTAGCGAAAGTAGTTTTAACGCAAAATGATTTTAAAAACCAGGTACTAGAGTTAACCGGTCCGGAAGCTATTTCGGTGCAGGAAGTTGCGGCTATTTTATCTGAAGTTACCGGCCGCACCATTACCTACGTAGATGTGCCCGACCAAGCCGCCCGACAGGCCATGAGCAGCATGCATGCTCCGGATTGGATGATTGATGCGATGATGGAACTTAACAATATCTCAAAATCGGGTTACGCAGCTACTGTTACGGATACGGTAGAAAAAATTACCGGACAACGAGGCCGAACATTTAAAGAATTTGCCCAGGAAAACGCCCATTTTTTTATTCCGGAACACCTTTAA